The following are encoded together in the Salinibacterium sp. UTAS2018 genome:
- a CDS encoding NAD-dependent succinate-semialdehyde dehydrogenase: MKTFQVINPYTGEEGTAHPAVSDEVIEQIVAAAHSEYNGGMNRDQVKERAAIVTRIADLLTERSAQFGEIIVREMGKPLAQAVGEVEFSADIFRYFADNAEEFLADEQIPAGAGTAWIRKSPIGPVLGIMPWNFPIYQIARFAGPSIILGNPVLVKPAQQCPESSAALEALIHEAGLPIGGYQNVLADNDQIAAMIDDPRIQGVSLTGSERAGAIVGAAAGTNLKKSVLELGGSDPFILMSTDDMDATVEAAVAARIDNNGQACNGAKRFVIIDSLYEEFAKKFSAAMGAITVGDPMDASTELGPLCSVAAAKGLEEQVAEAVAAGATLRVGTGKRDGTKFAPAVLENISPENPAYITEFFGPVAQLHRVSSEEEAITLANATPFGLGSYVFTTDADQADRLADGIDAGMVYINEVGADAPELPFGGVKNSGTGRELGAHGIDEFMNRKLVKRP; this comes from the coding sequence ATGAAGACTTTTCAAGTGATCAATCCCTACACCGGCGAAGAGGGCACAGCGCACCCCGCCGTGAGCGACGAAGTGATTGAGCAAATCGTCGCCGCAGCCCACTCTGAGTACAACGGTGGAATGAACCGTGATCAGGTAAAAGAGCGTGCAGCGATCGTCACTCGAATCGCGGATCTCCTCACCGAACGTTCGGCTCAATTTGGCGAAATTATCGTGCGCGAAATGGGCAAGCCACTGGCGCAAGCGGTGGGCGAAGTGGAGTTCTCGGCTGACATTTTCCGCTACTTCGCCGACAACGCCGAAGAGTTTCTCGCCGACGAGCAAATTCCTGCCGGAGCCGGCACAGCGTGGATTCGCAAGAGCCCCATCGGCCCAGTTCTTGGCATCATGCCGTGGAACTTTCCGATCTACCAGATCGCCCGATTTGCTGGCCCGAGCATCATCCTCGGCAACCCCGTTTTGGTGAAGCCAGCCCAGCAGTGCCCCGAGTCATCGGCAGCACTTGAAGCTCTCATTCATGAGGCCGGTTTGCCGATCGGTGGCTACCAAAATGTGCTCGCCGACAACGACCAAATCGCCGCGATGATCGACGACCCCCGCATTCAGGGCGTCTCGCTCACGGGCTCCGAGCGTGCCGGCGCGATCGTGGGTGCTGCGGCCGGAACCAACCTCAAGAAGAGCGTGCTCGAACTGGGGGGCTCAGACCCGTTCATCCTCATGTCGACCGACGACATGGACGCCACCGTTGAGGCTGCCGTCGCGGCCCGCATCGACAACAACGGTCAGGCCTGCAACGGCGCGAAGCGCTTCGTCATCATCGACTCACTCTACGAAGAATTCGCCAAGAAGTTCAGCGCCGCAATGGGAGCCATCACCGTGGGCGACCCCATGGACGCAAGCACCGAGCTCGGCCCGCTGTGTTCAGTCGCCGCAGCCAAGGGGCTTGAAGAGCAGGTAGCCGAAGCGGTTGCCGCTGGCGCTACCTTGCGCGTCGGAACCGGCAAGCGCGACGGCACCAAGTTCGCCCCCGCCGTGCTCGAAAACATCAGCCCCGAGAACCCCGCGTACATCACGGAGTTCTTCGGACCGGTCGCTCAACTGCACCGCGTCAGCAGCGAAGAAGAAGCCATCACGCTCGCCAACGCAACGCCGTTCGGGCTCGGCTCGTACGTCTTCACGACGGATGCCGACCAGGCCGACCGCCTCGCTGACGGCATCGACGCTGGCATGGTTTACATCAACGAGGTCGGGGCGGATGCTCCCGAGTTGCCCTTCGGTGGAGTCAAGAACTCCGGCACCGGTCGCGAACTCGGTGCCCACGGCATCGACGAGTTCATGAACCGCAAGCTGGTCAAGCGCCCGTAA
- a CDS encoding PucR family transcriptional regulator, protein MPTPLSEIIATERLALRPLTDSTTFERSVTWVHNSDLNDPTPFVSEGQLLLTTGRQFVDNAAQSTVPPAEPAADPTAGADFDSYVARLVAAGVAAIGFGTEVITHGVPAGLVAACASAGLPLFEVPYRIPFIAISRLVADNEAEQTRAGFDRALAAQNDIARAAVGKGRLAAAAAVAAERLGCRVWIFDADGELVSEPGDSRKPTRSADAAPGIHKSVTDLLGRARRARVADDAVDEHRVVQTLGSTGRLCGAIAWVRDSEFGALDRSVMTVLAALAEVSLEQTENLRVGHRAILEQLFQLLKDGRVDSVRRAVRVAGIELPADRFAVAALDLSETSASVRDVLERRAARSDSRIFAVADGRHLLVLIDAKQLAAERRFFAASDLTVGLSAEVGWPELTVAITQAVRSLEASPPATVTEFASLVGESFFGLLASSSVADIAHARLASVIESTEGLGLLRFAQVWLRHNGQWDPAARELGIHRHGLKSRMQRLSELTNLSLDTFQGRAELWAMLAAIDLGEKP, encoded by the coding sequence ACCCGACGCCGTTCGTTTCCGAGGGTCAGTTGCTGCTCACAACCGGGCGCCAGTTCGTCGATAACGCCGCCCAGAGCACCGTACCGCCCGCCGAGCCCGCCGCCGATCCGACCGCCGGGGCCGACTTCGATTCCTACGTCGCTCGGCTCGTGGCCGCCGGGGTTGCAGCCATCGGTTTCGGCACCGAGGTGATCACCCACGGAGTGCCCGCCGGGCTCGTCGCCGCGTGCGCCTCCGCCGGTTTGCCGCTCTTCGAAGTGCCGTACCGCATCCCGTTCATCGCCATCAGCCGCCTCGTCGCCGACAACGAAGCCGAACAAACCCGCGCCGGATTCGACCGCGCGCTCGCCGCCCAAAACGACATCGCTCGCGCCGCCGTCGGCAAAGGCCGCCTCGCCGCTGCTGCCGCTGTCGCCGCTGAACGACTCGGCTGCCGCGTGTGGATTTTCGACGCCGACGGCGAGCTCGTGAGCGAACCCGGCGACAGCCGCAAGCCGACACGATCCGCGGATGCCGCCCCCGGCATCCACAAATCCGTCACTGATCTGCTGGGTCGGGCTCGTCGCGCGCGCGTCGCTGATGACGCAGTGGACGAGCATCGCGTCGTGCAGACTCTCGGCTCCACCGGGAGGCTGTGCGGGGCCATCGCGTGGGTTCGCGACTCCGAATTTGGGGCGCTCGATCGTTCGGTCATGACAGTGTTGGCGGCGCTCGCCGAGGTGTCGCTCGAGCAGACCGAGAACTTGCGGGTGGGGCATCGGGCGATTCTGGAGCAGTTGTTCCAGTTGCTCAAGGACGGCCGGGTCGACAGCGTGCGGCGGGCAGTGCGGGTGGCGGGCATCGAGTTGCCGGCCGACCGGTTTGCGGTCGCGGCGCTCGATCTCAGCGAGACGAGTGCGAGTGTGCGCGACGTGCTCGAGCGGCGGGCGGCGCGTTCAGACAGTCGCATTTTCGCGGTGGCGGATGGTCGCCACTTGCTCGTGCTGATCGACGCGAAGCAACTCGCGGCCGAGCGTCGGTTCTTTGCCGCGAGCGATCTCACGGTCGGGCTCTCGGCCGAGGTCGGCTGGCCCGAACTCACGGTCGCGATCACTCAGGCCGTTCGCTCGCTCGAAGCATCACCGCCGGCCACGGTCACCGAATTCGCGAGTCTCGTTGGCGAGAGTTTCTTCGGCCTGCTGGCGTCGAGTTCGGTCGCCGATATCGCTCACGCCAGGCTCGCGAGCGTCATCGAATCCACCGAGGGTCTCGGGCTGCTGCGGTTCGCGCAAGTGTGGCTGCGGCACAACGGGCAGTGGGATCCCGCGGCGCGCGAGTTGGGCATTCATCGGCACGGTTTGAAGTCGCGGATGCAGCGGCTCTCCGAGCTCACCAATCTGAGTCTCGACACCTTCCAGGGGCGGGCCGAATTGTGGGCGATGTTGGCCGCGATCGACCTCGGCGAAAAACCCTAA